A stretch of DNA from Methanoplanus endosymbiosus:
TTGATGGTCAGTGGAATTGATCACCGGTGCCGGATTTTCTCAAAATCGGGGGAAGTGCTTGGTGTAAGAATTCTTGGCGATATTACTGATTATGATAAAAATAATGGTGCAATCAAGATTTCCGGGGTTATTATTGATGAAACTAGACTTAGAAATTATCACCGTTCGCTTGAGGCTGCAAACCGCAAACTGCATCTTTTATCTGGTATTACCGGGCATGATGTAACTAATCAACTATGTATTCTTAAGGGATATCTTGAACTAATGGGTGATGAGAAATGTGATAATGATCTCATCTCCTTTGGCCTGAAGGAGTGTTTAAAGGTTGCCGGGATGATCAATGGACAGGTTGAGTTTTCAGGGGATTACCGTAATATCGGAATGGAAAAGCCTGCATGGCAGGATGTTGGGAATATAGTATTGCACCTGTCTGAAATGCCTGTATTTTCAGATGTCAGTATAAAAACTGAAATCAGAGGTGTTGAAATCTATGCCGATGCAATGCTTGAGAAAGTTCTCTATAATCTCATTGACAACAGCATCCGTTATGGGGGTGGAAAAACTGAAATCAATCTTGAATTTTCTGAAAGTTCTTCCTGTGGAAGGCTTGTTTACAGTGATAACGGGCCGGGGATTGCAGACGACATTAAGGAAACGATCTTTTTAAGGGGATATGGGAGTAATACAGGCTATGGTCTTTTCCTTATAAGAGAGATCCTTGATATTACAGACATCCGGATATCTGAGTGTGGCTATGAAGGGGCAGGTGCCCTTTTTGTAATGGAAATTCCGTTTGGGAATTACAGATATTCGGGAGCAGTGGATGAGAGAGTATGCGGAAATATGGTCTCTGATTTTACTCTGGATTCAGAAAGAGAGTATTTTGAGTGAGGAAGAGTCTGCTAATGATGTTCAAATGATTTCTTCATATAATTACTCACCCGGATTTCAATAACCAAACAATGGTTTTGGTTGTGGATTTATATTCTGATATTCTGAAAAAAATTTTGTTGGTTAATTTGTATTTGGTGCTATAGTCTGTTCAGTAGAGATCAGAGAGATAAACGCCTGATCCGACCCACCATTTGTCATTGACAGGTTTTACATATCCGAGTTTCAGTTCCGGTTTATTGTTGTTTTCCGGATTTTCCCATCCAAAGACTACATATCCTCCGCCGTTTTTTGCAGTTTCAGCTAATACTCTGATTACTTTTACACCATACGGCCCTGTGAACTCCTTAAGGTTTGTGCCTATTTTTTCCGGCATGTACGGATGAGCGAGCATTGTGCAGTTGTAGTCATAGGCGTAGTCGTAGAGGTTTCCCTGTGTGAACTGACCATTGATTAGGTCAATCTCCTTTAATGCCTCTTCATCACCGTTTTCTTCTGCAAATTCCACTGTTCCCTCAACAAGGTCTGTCATTTTGATGATTTCTTCCGGCATAGCACCGGTTTTACTGTCGGTGTAATCCCTGAGATATATTCCTGAACCGATCCAGAGATTATCATTCACCTTTTTTACATAACCGATCTTCGGGATGTATGTGGATGATTCAGACTCGTTGATGCTTCCTGACTCCGGTGCAGGATACATATACATGATATATCCTTCGCCATTTTTGGCTGTGTCCATCGCAGCTCTAACAAATTCAAGTCCGTTTGCAGTGGTCCAGTCCAGTCTGTCAGTGCCGATCTTCTCCGGCTGGTAGGGGTGCGCAAGAAGAATTCCTTCAAAGTTATATGCATAGATATAAAGATCACCTTTTGAGAATATTCCATCTTTTTTGTTGTATTCCGAAAATGCAACCTCTTCTCCGTTTTCATTGGCGAATTGGGCAGCCCTGTCAACGAAATCCACAAATTCTTCTTCGCCTATTATTGTTGTTTCCGGAGTTTTTTCTTCTTCTGGTGAAACTGATTCTGCCGGAGTTATGTCCTCTGTTATAGTGGGAATTACCTGGTTTTCCGGTTCCGGCGGTGCTTCTCCAGTGCATCCTGCCGAAAAAATCAGCGCTGTTACTATCAGCGCTGTAATGATAATACCTTTGAAGTTTATAGCTGATTTACCAGTCATATATTTCAGATTAATATTTCATACGTAATAATCTGTTTGATCTCAATCTGGAGGAAATAAATGTTATTCTCATAATTTGCGTTTTTAATCATATTTAAGACGATATTATACACATTCACGACTTATGATGTCGTTTTTTAAGTTTTTATCTGCTATACGGCAGTTATCTTTTCTGAGGATTATTCTGCTTCTTACTTTTAGTTTTTAACTGTCATTGCAGAGACAAATCAAATGATTTAATTAGAACAAGTGCATACTTTATAGAGCAAGTCTTATGACTACGGGGCTCGTGGTCTAGCTGGTTATGACGTCGCCTTTACACGGCGAAGATCTTGAGTTCGAATCTCAACGGGCCCATAAATATTCTTTGTTTTCTAAAATAAAGACCAATTCATTTTTAGTATTATTTTTAAGCTCATTTGAGGCATTATCACTAAATCGTGATGTGTTAAGTCCGTTTTCTTTAATGAACTTATAATTCTCCGGCGATATAGTTATATTTAGGCTCTTCTTAACCCTGCCCGATTTCGTATTTTCGCGGCGCTTTTCTATACATGGCCTTCTTTTAATCCGCCCTTATGTGTCCGTACATAACGGCATATTTCATAGTAGTTTTAAGACATCCTAAATCTGATGTTCCAATGTTTAAAAGTACTTAACTATATAGATAGATCCAAATATAGTCGAATAGGGACACAGAATTACTTCTGCGTCCCCTTCTAAGAACGAAGCGTGCGATTTTCACCGCACTTCGCTCAAGCCCTTTACAACCCAAATTCAGGGCGGCTTCATGTGAAATATGATAGTTTTGTTTGAATCCAAGGTGTTTGTTTTCGTATCTTTTCAGTTCTGTTGTGGAAATATTCCTGATCCAGATAGGGACTTGCTTCAAGTTTTACCATTGAGTGTCTCCTAATTTTGGTTTCCGCAAATGAATTAAGATTGACGGATTCTGACTTGAAGACCCAGTTTCTAGCTCCTT
This window harbors:
- a CDS encoding cache domain-containing protein codes for the protein MTGKSAINFKGIIITALIVTALIFSAGCTGEAPPEPENQVIPTITEDITPAESVSPEEEKTPETTIIGEEEFVDFVDRAAQFANENGEEVAFSEYNKKDGIFSKGDLYIYAYNFEGILLAHPYQPEKIGTDRLDWTTANGLEFVRAAMDTAKNGEGYIMYMYPAPESGSINESESSTYIPKIGYVKKVNDNLWIGSGIYLRDYTDSKTGAMPEEIIKMTDLVEGTVEFAEENGDEEALKEIDLINGQFTQGNLYDYAYDYNCTMLAHPYMPEKIGTNLKEFTGPYGVKVIRVLAETAKNGGGYVVFGWENPENNNKPELKLGYVKPVNDKWWVGSGVYLSDLY